A window of Candidatus Dojkabacteria bacterium contains these coding sequences:
- a CDS encoding tyrosine-type recombinase/integrase: MDIPKLPEQDDFLLDLQNNNYSMLTVYNYARDLCIFAVFLNGQKIKFDEVDKKTITIYKGYLRNGDHLVDLNQFREEYLNKAFDIKDNDMTRSKGSKTDDTDQGATDTPGELSKDEEQLERIMFEGRLPGRSDHSQGRTTQTYLDDVYKKVFGSLKELKPPTRNRGNKEQGLDARSVNRMLSAIRSYLKYRIDFDLDIPIAPDAIKLIKADRKKSQVAEFDELVKLIECPTEFERDLKVALRNRTMMEMLFSTGMRISELTGLNLEQINLDGKLFIEGKGRKQRFVYLTDRAKDWLNEYLKIRLNYVGYNGSAEGLEDMSNDPNWVVNLLTDNNVEISDKSGAGGSDAESAADQIEADPGDSTSDRETSEDSSVSRSGLDGFDRNKLSADGKGIELVEQYRRTGYLKKFYSPALFIPFSGGRNGRRGKRISTNYFQEKIAEYRRRIGIQVPTSAHSSEAWLCNLLWLRMVLLQRRFRCCLGHESLNTTTRYVHASDRFAEEEHTSKHPLK; this comes from the coding sequence ATGGATATTCCAAAACTACCAGAACAAGACGATTTCTTGCTTGATCTGCAAAATAACAACTATTCAATGCTTACCGTATACAATTACGCACGCGACCTGTGCATATTTGCCGTATTCCTAAACGGCCAAAAGATTAAATTTGATGAAGTCGATAAGAAGACGATCACAATTTACAAAGGATATCTGAGAAATGGAGATCACTTGGTCGATTTGAACCAGTTTCGAGAGGAGTATCTCAATAAAGCCTTTGACATCAAGGATAATGATATGACGCGCTCTAAGGGGTCTAAAACCGACGATACCGATCAGGGTGCCACTGATACACCTGGCGAGCTATCAAAAGATGAGGAACAGCTGGAACGGATCATGTTTGAGGGTCGCTTACCAGGCAGATCCGACCACTCGCAAGGTCGAACCACCCAGACCTACCTGGACGACGTATACAAAAAAGTATTTGGCAGTCTGAAGGAGCTTAAACCACCAACCCGCAACCGCGGCAACAAAGAGCAAGGGCTCGACGCACGCAGCGTTAACCGGATGCTTTCAGCAATCAGATCATATCTGAAGTATAGAATTGATTTTGATCTAGATATTCCGATTGCGCCCGATGCGATAAAACTTATCAAGGCCGACCGCAAGAAATCGCAGGTTGCCGAGTTCGACGAGCTGGTCAAATTAATCGAGTGTCCAACAGAATTTGAACGCGACCTCAAAGTAGCCTTGAGGAACCGCACAATGATGGAAATGCTTTTCTCGACCGGGATGCGTATTTCGGAGCTCACAGGGCTCAATCTGGAGCAGATTAACCTTGACGGCAAGCTATTTATTGAGGGTAAGGGCCGCAAGCAGCGCTTCGTATACCTGACCGACCGCGCCAAGGATTGGCTCAATGAGTATTTGAAGATAAGGCTTAACTACGTTGGTTATAACGGCTCCGCCGAGGGTCTTGAGGATATGTCGAATGATCCAAATTGGGTTGTGAACTTGCTGACAGATAATAATGTTGAGATTAGCGATAAATCTGGTGCTGGCGGCTCTGATGCTGAATCAGCTGCGGATCAGATTGAAGCCGACCCCGGCGATTCTACATCTGACCGTGAAACATCGGAGGATAGCTCTGTTTCACGATCTGGTCTCGATGGTTTTGACCGAAATAAACTCTCTGCCGATGGCAAAGGGATCGAACTAGTGGAGCAGTATCGCCGCACCGGCTACCTCAAAAAGTTCTACTCCCCTGCCCTGTTCATCCCTTTCAGCGGTGGTCGAAACGGTCGGCGCGGCAAAAGGATTTCAACTAATTATTTCCAGGAGAAGATCGCCGAGTATCGTCGCAGGATCGGTATCCAGGTGCCTACCTCGGCGCACAGCTCTGAGGCATGGCTTTGCAACTTACTCTGGCTGAGAATGGTGCTTCTGCAGCGGCGATTCAGGTGCTGCTTGGGTCACGAGAGTTTGAATACGACGACTAGATATGTACACGCTTCAGATCGTTTCGCGGAAGAGGAACACACATCAAAACATCCTTTAAAGTAA